One genomic region from Streptomyces sp. NBC_01431 encodes:
- a CDS encoding NADP-dependent oxidoreductase yields MSKAVRYRRFGGPEVLELQEIPEPHAAPGEVRVRVTAAGLNPMDWQITTRPEMAARFGITLPAGFGSDFAGVVDEVGADARGFATGDRVYGAAIGRSVADFVLAKTPEATLWHTPEGIGDAVASTLPVSGLTASAALAAIGLRTGDTVLIGGAAGGVGIFAVQLAKLAGARVLGTASEGTFGFLRGLGAEPVSYGPGLADRVRALAPEGITAATDLFGREAAETALELGVAPERISVVADGPAPPPGVRTAGALDAAPGDLERIAAAIHSGEITVPIAATFPVEQIREAVTTQAERHVHGKIVVAL; encoded by the coding sequence CTGCAGGAGATACCCGAGCCGCACGCCGCTCCGGGCGAGGTTCGCGTCCGGGTCACGGCCGCCGGGCTGAATCCGATGGATTGGCAGATCACCACGCGGCCCGAGATGGCGGCGCGGTTCGGCATCACCTTGCCGGCCGGGTTCGGCAGCGACTTCGCCGGAGTGGTGGACGAGGTGGGCGCCGATGCCAGGGGATTCGCGACCGGCGACCGGGTGTACGGGGCTGCGATTGGCCGGTCCGTCGCCGATTTCGTGCTGGCCAAGACACCTGAGGCAACGCTGTGGCACACACCGGAGGGTATCGGCGACGCGGTGGCGAGCACGCTTCCGGTGTCCGGACTGACAGCCTCCGCCGCGCTCGCCGCGATCGGGCTCCGCACCGGGGACACCGTCCTGATCGGCGGAGCGGCGGGTGGCGTGGGGATCTTCGCCGTGCAGCTGGCGAAGCTCGCGGGTGCCCGGGTGCTCGGCACCGCCTCCGAGGGCACGTTCGGATTCCTGCGCGGGCTCGGCGCCGAACCCGTGTCGTACGGCCCCGGCCTGGCGGACCGGGTGCGGGCCCTGGCGCCCGAGGGGATCACCGCCGCGACCGACCTGTTCGGAAGGGAGGCGGCCGAGACCGCGCTCGAACTCGGCGTGGCACCCGAGCGGATCTCCGTCGTGGCCGACGGCCCCGCCCCGCCGCCCGGCGTGCGCACGGCGGGCGCACTCGACGCGGCTCCGGGCGACCTGGAACGGATCGCCGCCGCGATCCATTCCGGCGAGATCACGGTACCGATCGCGGCGACCTTCCCGGTCGAGCAGATCCGCGAAGCCGTGACGACGCAGGCCGAGAGGCATGTTCACGGCAAAATCGTGGTCGCCCTGTGA